In Myotis daubentonii chromosome 16, mMyoDau2.1, whole genome shotgun sequence, one DNA window encodes the following:
- the MINK1 gene encoding misshapen-like kinase 1 isoform X2 codes for MGDPAPARSLDDIDLSALRDPAGIFELVEVVGNGTYGQVYKGRHVKTGQLAAIKVMDVTEDEEEEIKQEINMLKKYSHHRNIATYYGAFIKKSPPGNDDQLWLVMEFCGAGSVTDLVKNTKGNALKEDCIAYICREILRGLAHLHAHKVIHRDIKGQNVLLTENAEVKLVDFGVSAQLDRTVGRRNTFIGTPYWMAPEVIACDENPDATYDYRSDIWSLGITAIEMAEGAPPLCDMHPMRALFLIPRNPPPRLKSKKWSKKFIDFIDTCLIKTYLSRPPTEQLLKFPFIRDQPTERQVRIQLKDHIDRSRKKRGEKEETEYEYSGSEEEDDSHGEEGEPSSIMNVPGESTLRREFLRLQQENKSNSEALKQQQQLQQQQQRDPEAHIKHLLHQRQRRIEEQKEERRRVEEQQRREREQRKLQEKEQQRRLEDMQALRREEERRQAEREQEYIRHRLEEEQRQLEILQQQLLQEQALLLEYKRKQLEEQRQSERLQRQLQQEHAYLKSLQQQQQQQQLQKQQQQILPGDRKPLYHYSRGINPADKPAWAREVEERTRMNKQQNSPLAKTKPSSTGPEPPVPQASPGPPGPLSQTPPMQRPVEPQEGPHKSLVAHRVPLKPYAAPVPRSQSLQDQPTRNLAAFPASHDPDPAAPTPTATPSARGAVIRQNSDPTSEGPGPSPNPPAWVRQDNEAPPKVPQRTSSIATALNTSGAGGARPAQAVRARPRSNSAWQIYLQRRAERGSPKPPGPPAQPPGPPNACSNPDLRRSDPGWERSESVLPAAHGHLPQAGSLERNRVGASSKLDSSPVLSPGNKAKPDDHRSRPGRPASYKRAIGEDFVLLKERTLDEAPRPPKKAMDYSSSSEEVESSEDDEEESNGEPSEGSRDTPGARDGDTDSVSTMVVHDVEEIAGTQTPYGGGTMVVQRTPEEERSLLHADSNGYTNLPDVVQPSHSPTESGKGQSPPVKDGGSDYQSRGLVKAPGKSSFTMFVDLGIYQSGGSGDTIPITALVGGEASRLDQLQYDVRKGSVVNVNPTNTRAHSETPEIRKYKKRFNSEILCAALWGVNLLVGTENGLMLLDRSGQGKVYGLIGRRRFQQMDVLEGLNLLITISGKRNKLRVYYLSWLRNKILHNDPEVEKKQGWTTVGDMEGCGHYRVVKYERIKFLVIALKNSVEVYAWAPKPYHKFMAFKSFADLPHRPLLVDLTVEEGQRLKVIYGSSAGFHAVDVDSGNSYDIYIPVHIQSQITPHAIIFLPNTDGMEMLLCYEDEGVYVNTYGRIIKDVVLQWGEMPTSVAYICSNQIMGWGEKAIEIRSVETGHLDGVFMHKRAQRLKFLCERNDKVFFASVRSGGSSQVYFMTLNRNCIMNW; via the exons ggtCGGCACGTCAAGACTGGGCAGCTGGCTGCCATCAAGGTCATGGATGTCACGGAG GATGAGGAGGAAGAGATCAAGCAGGAGATCAACATGTTGAAAAAATACTCTCACCACCGCAACATCGCCACCTACTATGGAGCCTTCATCAAGAAGAGCCCCCCTGGGAATGACGACCAGCTCTGG CTGGTAATGGAGTTCTGTGGTGCTGGTTCCGTGACGGACCTGGTAAAGAATACAAAAGGGAATGCCCTGAAGGAGGACTGCATCGCCTACATCTGCAGGGAGATTCTGCGG GGTCTGGCCCATCTCCACGCCCACAAGGTGATTCACCGAGACATCAAGGGGCAGAACGTGCTGCTGACAGAGAATGCCGAGGTCAAGCTAG TGGATTTTGGGGTGAGTGCTCAGCTGGACCGCACCGTGGGCAGGCGAAACACTTTCATTGGGACCCCCTACTGGATGGCCCCGGAGGTCATCGCCTGTGATGAGAACCCCGATGCCACCTATGATTACAGG AGTGACATTTGGTCTCTAGGAATCACAGCCATTGAGATGGCAGAGGGAGCCCCCC CTCTGTGTGACATGCATCCCATGCGAGCCCTCTTCCTCATCCCTCGGAACCCACCACCCAGGCTCAAGTCCAAGAAATG GTCTAAGAAGTTCATCGACTTCATTGACACATGTCTCATCAAGACTTACCTGAGCCGCCCACCAACAGAGCAGCTGCTAAAGTTCCCCTTCATCCGTGACCAGCCCACAGAGCGGCAGGTCCGCATCCAGCTCAAGGACCACATCGACCGGTCTCGGAAGAAGCGGGGCGAGAAAG AGGAGACAGAATATGAGTACAGCGGCAGTGAAGAGGAAGATGACAGCCATGGAGAGGAAGGAGAACCAAG CTCCATCATGAACGTGCCCGGCGAGTCCACGCTACGCCGCGAGTTCCTCCGGCTCCAGCAGGAGAATAAGAGCAACTCGGAGGCtttaaagcagcagcagcagctgcagcagcaacagcagcgaGACCCTGAGGCGCACATCAAACACCTCCTGCACCAGCGGCAGCGCCGCATCGAGGAGCAGAAGGAAGAGCGGCGGCGGGTTGAGGAG CAACAACGGCGCGAGCGGGAACAGCGGAAGCTGCAGGAGAAGGAACAGCAACGGCGTCTGGAGGACATGCAGGCCCTGCGGCGGGAGGAGGAGAGGCGGCAAGCAGAGCGGGAGCAG gaataTATTCGTCACAGGCTAGAGGAGGAGCAGCGACAGCTCGAGATCCTTCAGCAACAGCTGCTCCAGGAACAGGCCCTACTGCTG GAATACAAGCGGAAGCAGCTGGAGGAGCAGCGGCAGTCGGAGCGCCTGCAGAGGCAGCTGCAGCAGGAGCACGCCTACCTCAAgtccctgcagcagcagcagcagcagcagcagctgcagaaacagcagcagcagatcCTTCCCGGGGACAGGAAGCCCCTGTACCATTACAGTCGGGGCATTAACCCCGCCGACAAGCCAGCCTGGGCCCGAGAG GTGGAAGAGAGAACAAGGATGAACAAGCAGCAGAACTCTCCCTTGGCCAAGACCAAGCCAAGCAGCACAGGGCCTGAGCCCCCTGTTCCTCAGGCCTCCCCGGGGCCCCCAGGACCACTTTCCCAAACTCCTCCTATGCAGAGGCCGGTGGAGCCCCAGGAGGGACCGCACAAG AGCCTGGTGGCACACCGGGTCCCACTGAAGCCATATGCAGCGCCTGTACCCCGATCCCAGTCCCTGCAGGACCAGCCCACCCGAAACCTGGCTGCCTTCCCAGCCTCTCATGACCCTGACCCTGCCGCCCCCACACCCACTGCCACGCCCAGTGCCCGAGGAGCTGTCATCCGCCAGAATTCAGACCCTACCTCGGAAGGGCCTGGCCCCAGCCCGAACCCCCCAGCCTGGGTCCGGCAGGATAATGAGGCCCCACCCAAG gTGCCTCAGAGGACCTCATCTATTGCCACTGCCCTTAACACCAGTGGGGCCGGAGGGGCTCGGCCAGCCCAGGCTGTCCGTGCCAG ACCTCGCAGCAACTCCGCCTGGCAAATCTATCTGCAAAGGAGGGCAGAGCGGGGGAGCCCCAAGCCTCCAGGGCCCCCTGCTCAGCCCCCTGGTCCGCCCAACGCCTGTAG CAACCCCGACCTCAGAAGGAGCGACCCTGGCTGGGAGCGCTCGGAGAGTGTCCTCCCCGCCGCTCATGGGCACCTTCCCCAGGCCGGCTCTCTGGAGCGGAACCGTGTGGGAG CCTCTTCCAAATTGGACAGCTCCCCAGTGCTGTCCCCTGGGAACAAAGCCAAGCCTGATGACCACCGCTCACGGCCAGGCCGGCCCGCA AGCTATAAGCGAGCCATTGGTGAG GATTTTGTGTTGCTGAAAGAGCGGACCCTGGATGAGGCCCCACGGCCTCCCAAGAAGGCCATGGACTACTCATCGTCCAGTGAGGAGGTGGAGAGCAGTGAGGACGACGAAGAGGAAAGCAATGGCGAACCATCAGAAGGGAGCAGAGACACCCCTGGGGCCCG CGATGGGGATACAGACAGTGTCAGCACCATGGTGGTCCATGATGTGGAGGAGATCGCCGGGACCCAGACCCCCTATGGGGGTGGCACCATGGTGGTCCAGCGT ACACCTGAAGAGGAGCGAAGCCTGCTGCATGCCGACAGCAACGGTTACACAAACCTGCCAGACGTGGTCCAGCCCAGCCACTCGCCCACTGAAAGCGGCAAAGGTCAAAGCCCCCCCGTGAAGGATGGAGGCAGTGAT TACCAGTCTCGTGGGCTGGTGAAGGCCCCTGGCAAGAGCTCGTTCACGATGTTTGTGGACCTCGGCATCTACCAGTCCGGAGGCAGTGGGGACACCATCCCTATCACAG CCCTAGTGGGTGGAGAGGCCAGTCGGCTCGATCAGCTGCAGTATGACGTGCGGAAAGGCTCTGTGGTCAACGTGAACCCCACCAACACACGGGCGCACAGTGAAACCCCCGAGATTCGCAAGTACAAGAAGCGGTTCAATTCCGAGATCCTCTGCGCGGCCCTTTGGG GCGTCAACCTGCTGGTGGGCACGGAGAACGGGCTGATGTTGCTGGACCGAAGTGGGCAGGGCAAGGTGTATGGACTCATTGGGCGGCGGCGCTTCCAGCAAATGGATGTGCTGGAAGGACTCAACTTGCTCATCACCatctcag GGAAAAGGAACAAACTGCGCGTGTACTACCTGTCCTGGCTCCGGAACAAGATTCTGCACAACGACCCAGAAGTGGAGAAGAAGCAGGGCTGGACCACCGTGGGGGACATGGAGGGCTGCGGGCACTACCGCGTGG TGAAATACGAACGTATTAAGTTCCTGGTCATCGCCCTGAAGAATTCCGTAGAGGTGTATGCCTGGGCCCCCAAACCCTACCACAAATTCATGGCCTTCAAG TCCTTTGCTGACCTGCCTCACCGCCCCCTGCTGGTGGACCTGACGGTAGAGGAGGGACAGCGGCTCAAAGTCATCTACGGCTCCAGTGCTGGCTTCCACGCAGTGGATGTCGACTCGGGGAACAGCTACGACATCTACATCCCTGTTCAT atCCAGAGCCAGATCACACCCCACGCCATCATCTTCCTCCCCAACACCGATGGCATGGAGATGCTGCTGTGCTACGAGGACGAGGGCGTCTACGTCAACACGTACGGGCGGATCATTAAGGATGTGGTGCTGCAGTGGGGAGAGATGCCCACTTCCGTGG cCTACATCTGCTCCAACCAGATAATGGGCTGGGGCGAGAAAGCCATCGAGATCCGCTCCGTGGAGACAGGCCACCTGGACGGGGTCTTCATGCACAAACGAGCTCAGAGGCTCAAGTTCCTGTGTGAGCGGAATGACAAG gtatTCTTTGCCTCCGTCCGCTCTGGGGGCAGCAGCCAAGTTTACTTCATGACTCTGAACCGCAACTGCATCATGAACTGGTga
- the MINK1 gene encoding misshapen-like kinase 1 isoform X8, producing MGDPAPARSLDDIDLSALRDPAGIFELVEVVGNGTYGQVYKGRHVKTGQLAAIKVMDVTEDEEEEIKQEINMLKKYSHHRNIATYYGAFIKKSPPGNDDQLWLVMEFCGAGSVTDLVKNTKGNALKEDCIAYICREILRGLAHLHAHKVIHRDIKGQNVLLTENAEVKLVDFGVSAQLDRTVGRRNTFIGTPYWMAPEVIACDENPDATYDYRSDIWSLGITAIEMAEGAPPLCDMHPMRALFLIPRNPPPRLKSKKWSKKFIDFIDTCLIKTYLSRPPTEQLLKFPFIRDQPTERQVRIQLKDHIDRSRKKRGEKEETEYEYSGSEEEDDSHGEEGEPSSIMNVPGESTLRREFLRLQQENKSNSEALKQQQQLQQQQQRDPEAHIKHLLHQRQRRIEEQKEERRRVEEQQRREREQRKLQEKEQQRRLEDMQALRREEERRQAEREQEYIRHRLEEEQRQLEILQQQLLQEQALLLEYKRKQLEEQRQSERLQRQLQQEHAYLKSLQQQQQQQQLQKQQQQILPGDRKPLYHYSRGINPADKPAWAREVEERTRMNKQQNSPLAKTKPSSTGPEPPVPQASPGPPGPLSQTPPMQRPVEPQEGPHKSLVAHRVPLKPYAAPVPRSQSLQDQPTRNLAAFPASHDPDPAAPTPTATPSARGAVIRQNSDPTSEGPGPSPNPPAWVRQDNEAPPKVPQRTSSIATALNTSGAGGARPAQAVRASNPDLRRSDPGWERSESVLPAAHGHLPQAGSLERNRVGASSKLDSSPVLSPGNKAKPDDHRSRPGRPASYKRAIGEDFVLLKERTLDEAPRPPKKAMDYSSSSEEVESSEDDEEESNGEPSEGSRDTPGARSDGDTDSVSTMVVHDVEEIAGTQTPYGGGTMVVQRTPEEERSLLHADSNGYTNLPDVVQPSHSPTESGKGQSPPVKDGGSDYQSRGLVKAPGKSSFTMFVDLGIYQSGGSGDTIPITALVGGEASRLDQLQYDVRKGSVVNVNPTNTRAHSETPEIRKYKKRFNSEILCAALWGVNLLVGTENGLMLLDRSGQGKVYGLIGRRRFQQMDVLEGLNLLITISGKRNKLRVYYLSWLRNKILHNDPEVEKKQGWTTVGDMEGCGHYRVVKYERIKFLVIALKNSVEVYAWAPKPYHKFMAFKSFADLPHRPLLVDLTVEEGQRLKVIYGSSAGFHAVDVDSGNSYDIYIPVHIQSQITPHAIIFLPNTDGMEMLLCYEDEGVYVNTYGRIIKDVVLQWGEMPTSVAYICSNQIMGWGEKAIEIRSVETGHLDGVFMHKRAQRLKFLCERNDKVFFASVRSGGSSQVYFMTLNRNCIMNW from the exons ggtCGGCACGTCAAGACTGGGCAGCTGGCTGCCATCAAGGTCATGGATGTCACGGAG GATGAGGAGGAAGAGATCAAGCAGGAGATCAACATGTTGAAAAAATACTCTCACCACCGCAACATCGCCACCTACTATGGAGCCTTCATCAAGAAGAGCCCCCCTGGGAATGACGACCAGCTCTGG CTGGTAATGGAGTTCTGTGGTGCTGGTTCCGTGACGGACCTGGTAAAGAATACAAAAGGGAATGCCCTGAAGGAGGACTGCATCGCCTACATCTGCAGGGAGATTCTGCGG GGTCTGGCCCATCTCCACGCCCACAAGGTGATTCACCGAGACATCAAGGGGCAGAACGTGCTGCTGACAGAGAATGCCGAGGTCAAGCTAG TGGATTTTGGGGTGAGTGCTCAGCTGGACCGCACCGTGGGCAGGCGAAACACTTTCATTGGGACCCCCTACTGGATGGCCCCGGAGGTCATCGCCTGTGATGAGAACCCCGATGCCACCTATGATTACAGG AGTGACATTTGGTCTCTAGGAATCACAGCCATTGAGATGGCAGAGGGAGCCCCCC CTCTGTGTGACATGCATCCCATGCGAGCCCTCTTCCTCATCCCTCGGAACCCACCACCCAGGCTCAAGTCCAAGAAATG GTCTAAGAAGTTCATCGACTTCATTGACACATGTCTCATCAAGACTTACCTGAGCCGCCCACCAACAGAGCAGCTGCTAAAGTTCCCCTTCATCCGTGACCAGCCCACAGAGCGGCAGGTCCGCATCCAGCTCAAGGACCACATCGACCGGTCTCGGAAGAAGCGGGGCGAGAAAG AGGAGACAGAATATGAGTACAGCGGCAGTGAAGAGGAAGATGACAGCCATGGAGAGGAAGGAGAACCAAG CTCCATCATGAACGTGCCCGGCGAGTCCACGCTACGCCGCGAGTTCCTCCGGCTCCAGCAGGAGAATAAGAGCAACTCGGAGGCtttaaagcagcagcagcagctgcagcagcaacagcagcgaGACCCTGAGGCGCACATCAAACACCTCCTGCACCAGCGGCAGCGCCGCATCGAGGAGCAGAAGGAAGAGCGGCGGCGGGTTGAGGAG CAACAACGGCGCGAGCGGGAACAGCGGAAGCTGCAGGAGAAGGAACAGCAACGGCGTCTGGAGGACATGCAGGCCCTGCGGCGGGAGGAGGAGAGGCGGCAAGCAGAGCGGGAGCAG gaataTATTCGTCACAGGCTAGAGGAGGAGCAGCGACAGCTCGAGATCCTTCAGCAACAGCTGCTCCAGGAACAGGCCCTACTGCTG GAATACAAGCGGAAGCAGCTGGAGGAGCAGCGGCAGTCGGAGCGCCTGCAGAGGCAGCTGCAGCAGGAGCACGCCTACCTCAAgtccctgcagcagcagcagcagcagcagcagctgcagaaacagcagcagcagatcCTTCCCGGGGACAGGAAGCCCCTGTACCATTACAGTCGGGGCATTAACCCCGCCGACAAGCCAGCCTGGGCCCGAGAG GTGGAAGAGAGAACAAGGATGAACAAGCAGCAGAACTCTCCCTTGGCCAAGACCAAGCCAAGCAGCACAGGGCCTGAGCCCCCTGTTCCTCAGGCCTCCCCGGGGCCCCCAGGACCACTTTCCCAAACTCCTCCTATGCAGAGGCCGGTGGAGCCCCAGGAGGGACCGCACAAG AGCCTGGTGGCACACCGGGTCCCACTGAAGCCATATGCAGCGCCTGTACCCCGATCCCAGTCCCTGCAGGACCAGCCCACCCGAAACCTGGCTGCCTTCCCAGCCTCTCATGACCCTGACCCTGCCGCCCCCACACCCACTGCCACGCCCAGTGCCCGAGGAGCTGTCATCCGCCAGAATTCAGACCCTACCTCGGAAGGGCCTGGCCCCAGCCCGAACCCCCCAGCCTGGGTCCGGCAGGATAATGAGGCCCCACCCAAG gTGCCTCAGAGGACCTCATCTATTGCCACTGCCCTTAACACCAGTGGGGCCGGAGGGGCTCGGCCAGCCCAGGCTGTCCGTGCCAG CAACCCCGACCTCAGAAGGAGCGACCCTGGCTGGGAGCGCTCGGAGAGTGTCCTCCCCGCCGCTCATGGGCACCTTCCCCAGGCCGGCTCTCTGGAGCGGAACCGTGTGGGAG CCTCTTCCAAATTGGACAGCTCCCCAGTGCTGTCCCCTGGGAACAAAGCCAAGCCTGATGACCACCGCTCACGGCCAGGCCGGCCCGCA AGCTATAAGCGAGCCATTGGTGAG GATTTTGTGTTGCTGAAAGAGCGGACCCTGGATGAGGCCCCACGGCCTCCCAAGAAGGCCATGGACTACTCATCGTCCAGTGAGGAGGTGGAGAGCAGTGAGGACGACGAAGAGGAAAGCAATGGCGAACCATCAGAAGGGAGCAGAGACACCCCTGGGGCCCG CAGCGATGGGGATACAGACAGTGTCAGCACCATGGTGGTCCATGATGTGGAGGAGATCGCCGGGACCCAGACCCCCTATGGGGGTGGCACCATGGTGGTCCAGCGT ACACCTGAAGAGGAGCGAAGCCTGCTGCATGCCGACAGCAACGGTTACACAAACCTGCCAGACGTGGTCCAGCCCAGCCACTCGCCCACTGAAAGCGGCAAAGGTCAAAGCCCCCCCGTGAAGGATGGAGGCAGTGAT TACCAGTCTCGTGGGCTGGTGAAGGCCCCTGGCAAGAGCTCGTTCACGATGTTTGTGGACCTCGGCATCTACCAGTCCGGAGGCAGTGGGGACACCATCCCTATCACAG CCCTAGTGGGTGGAGAGGCCAGTCGGCTCGATCAGCTGCAGTATGACGTGCGGAAAGGCTCTGTGGTCAACGTGAACCCCACCAACACACGGGCGCACAGTGAAACCCCCGAGATTCGCAAGTACAAGAAGCGGTTCAATTCCGAGATCCTCTGCGCGGCCCTTTGGG GCGTCAACCTGCTGGTGGGCACGGAGAACGGGCTGATGTTGCTGGACCGAAGTGGGCAGGGCAAGGTGTATGGACTCATTGGGCGGCGGCGCTTCCAGCAAATGGATGTGCTGGAAGGACTCAACTTGCTCATCACCatctcag GGAAAAGGAACAAACTGCGCGTGTACTACCTGTCCTGGCTCCGGAACAAGATTCTGCACAACGACCCAGAAGTGGAGAAGAAGCAGGGCTGGACCACCGTGGGGGACATGGAGGGCTGCGGGCACTACCGCGTGG TGAAATACGAACGTATTAAGTTCCTGGTCATCGCCCTGAAGAATTCCGTAGAGGTGTATGCCTGGGCCCCCAAACCCTACCACAAATTCATGGCCTTCAAG TCCTTTGCTGACCTGCCTCACCGCCCCCTGCTGGTGGACCTGACGGTAGAGGAGGGACAGCGGCTCAAAGTCATCTACGGCTCCAGTGCTGGCTTCCACGCAGTGGATGTCGACTCGGGGAACAGCTACGACATCTACATCCCTGTTCAT atCCAGAGCCAGATCACACCCCACGCCATCATCTTCCTCCCCAACACCGATGGCATGGAGATGCTGCTGTGCTACGAGGACGAGGGCGTCTACGTCAACACGTACGGGCGGATCATTAAGGATGTGGTGCTGCAGTGGGGAGAGATGCCCACTTCCGTGG cCTACATCTGCTCCAACCAGATAATGGGCTGGGGCGAGAAAGCCATCGAGATCCGCTCCGTGGAGACAGGCCACCTGGACGGGGTCTTCATGCACAAACGAGCTCAGAGGCTCAAGTTCCTGTGTGAGCGGAATGACAAG gtatTCTTTGCCTCCGTCCGCTCTGGGGGCAGCAGCCAAGTTTACTTCATGACTCTGAACCGCAACTGCATCATGAACTGGTga